In one window of Desulfocapsa sulfexigens DSM 10523 DNA:
- a CDS encoding DUF1780 domain-containing protein encodes MEEHEILQNIKDAAQDALYFYSNRGKEERERWVVKELLKFLGIPHENSEIISHEQNSKTDVEFRKCSFQIKEIPDPCILRSKYYKDQYNAIKSARKLEDIELPATVAQDTPEITRMYDLVLLESQKLSESDVYLTTKNELDLVFYVTRTRASLVSNEEINAKDFVNLGWRSISCLNAKQAVVLFASKKAPAFFKTNERQIFG; translated from the coding sequence ATGGAAGAACACGAAATCCTACAGAACATAAAAGATGCCGCGCAAGATGCTCTTTATTTCTACTCAAATCGAGGTAAGGAAGAAAGAGAACGTTGGGTGGTCAAAGAATTGCTAAAGTTCCTAGGAATCCCGCATGAAAATTCTGAAATTATATCTCATGAACAGAATAGCAAAACCGATGTAGAATTTCGAAAATGCAGTTTTCAAATTAAGGAGATTCCTGACCCCTGTATTTTGCGAAGCAAATATTATAAAGATCAATACAACGCAATTAAGTCAGCAAGAAAACTTGAAGACATTGAACTACCAGCGACAGTTGCCCAAGATACTCCCGAAATCACTCGGATGTATGATCTAGTGCTTTTAGAAAGTCAAAAACTGTCTGAGTCAGATGTTTATTTAACTACTAAAAATGAGTTAGATTTAGTTTTTTATGTTACGAGAACAAGAGCATCTCTTGTCAGCAATGAAGAAATCAATGCGAAAGATTTTGTAAACTTAGGTTGGAGATCAATATCTTGTTTAAATGCCAAACAAGCTGTTGTTTTATTCGCTTCAAAAAAAGCTCCTGCATTTTTTAAAACAAATGAAAGACAAATATTCGGTTAA